A window of Chlamydiota bacterium contains these coding sequences:
- a CDS encoding HIT family protein, translated as MPSIFTQIIQGKIPCHKILEDEKYFSFLEIKPINPGHTLVIPKQEIDYFFDLEDELLSGLMIFSKRVSHAIQKAIPCEKIGVMIYGMEVRHAHVHLIPILGVRGELNFLNAKPTPQEELAQTAQKIRAFL; from the coding sequence ATGCCCTCTATTTTTACCCAAATCATTCAAGGGAAAATCCCTTGTCATAAAATTTTGGAGGATGAAAAATATTTTTCATTTTTAGAAATTAAACCGATCAACCCGGGGCATACCCTCGTCATTCCCAAGCAAGAAATTGACTATTTTTTTGACCTGGAGGACGAACTTCTTTCTGGGCTTATGATTTTTTCGAAAAGAGTTTCCCATGCGATTCAAAAAGCCATTCCCTGTGAGAAAATTGGGGTGATGATTTATGGAATGGAAGTCCGACATGCCCATGTTCATTTAATTCCTATTCTAGGCGTTCGAGGAGAACTGAATTTCCTCAACGCAAAGCCAACTCCCCAAGAAGAACTTGCCCAAACCGCCCAAAAAATAAGAGCGTTTTTATAG
- the xth gene encoding exodeoxyribonuclease III — MNKTTRILCWNVNGIRAVQKKGFLKWLDEESPDILCIQETKAHPDQLDALLHPPGYQVYFNSAERKGYSGVATFTRQEPKIVKTGFGIPQFDREGRVLLTEYSDFTLLNIYFPNGKRDEIRLQYKLDFYEETLRFVEKLKKKGKPVIICGDYNTAHQPIDLARPKANEKISGFLPIERAWLDRWIEKGQVDIFRKFSSLPDQYTWWDMQTRARDRNIGWRIDYHFVTENLVPAVKNASILSQVQGSDHCPVSLELA; from the coding sequence ATGAATAAGACGACCCGTATTTTGTGCTGGAATGTAAATGGGATTCGAGCCGTTCAGAAGAAGGGCTTTCTCAAATGGTTGGATGAGGAATCTCCGGACATTTTGTGCATTCAAGAAACCAAGGCTCATCCAGATCAATTAGACGCACTTCTTCATCCTCCGGGCTATCAAGTTTATTTTAATTCGGCTGAACGCAAGGGCTATAGTGGGGTCGCGACCTTCACGCGTCAGGAACCCAAAATTGTAAAAACAGGATTTGGGATCCCGCAATTTGATCGTGAAGGAAGAGTGCTTTTAACAGAGTATTCAGATTTTACCCTTTTAAATATTTATTTCCCGAATGGAAAGCGTGATGAGATCAGGCTTCAATACAAATTAGATTTTTATGAAGAAACTTTACGATTTGTTGAAAAGTTAAAGAAGAAGGGCAAGCCGGTAATTATTTGTGGGGATTATAATACGGCTCATCAGCCGATTGATTTAGCTCGTCCCAAGGCCAACGAGAAGATTTCAGGATTTTTGCCCATTGAACGAGCCTGGCTGGATCGATGGATTGAAAAGGGACAAGTCGATATTTTCCGAAAATTTTCTTCTCTCCCTGATCAATATACGTGGTGGGATATGCAGACACGGGCTCGAGATCGAAATATAGGCTGGAGAATTGATTATCATTTTGTTACAGAAAATTTAGTACCCGCTGTTAAAAATGCTTCTATTTTATCTCAAGTTCAAGGTTCCGACCATTGTCCCGTCAGTCTTGAGTTAGCCTGA
- a CDS encoding molybdenum cofactor guanylyltransferase encodes MKIQGIILAGGKSRRFGEDKAFAKWKGITLLEHAERILKKLYLESCIIINETQNYSFLKCRTEQDLIPGKGPLGGLYTACRIFENTSLLVLTCDMPEVTLESLLTLMSSHQVKNKITVFRHPEGFLQPFPGLYEPALSHTLFERMNKDQLSMIDFLESIPEKKVIATQNQKPFLNVNSKKELFQANSRLTGQWSEP; translated from the coding sequence ATGAAAATTCAAGGCATCATCCTGGCAGGTGGCAAAAGTCGCCGTTTCGGTGAGGATAAGGCATTTGCAAAATGGAAGGGAATCACGCTGCTGGAACATGCCGAGAGAATCCTAAAAAAACTTTATCTTGAATCCTGCATCATCATCAACGAAACTCAAAATTATTCCTTCTTAAAATGCAGAACCGAGCAAGATCTCATTCCTGGGAAAGGCCCGCTAGGAGGTCTCTATACGGCGTGTCGAATATTTGAAAACACGTCCCTTCTCGTCCTCACTTGTGACATGCCTGAGGTCACACTTGAAAGCCTCCTCACACTGATGAGTTCTCATCAAGTGAAAAATAAAATAACTGTCTTTCGTCATCCTGAGGGTTTTCTTCAACCCTTTCCAGGCCTTTATGAACCCGCTCTTTCCCACACCCTTTTCGAGAGAATGAATAAAGATCAATTGTCCATGATTGATTTTTTAGAATCCATCCCAGAAAAAAAAGTGATCGCGACTCAAAACCAAAAACCTTTTCTGAATGTGAATAGCAAGAAAGAGCTTTTTCAGGCTAACTCAAGACTGACGGGACAATGGTCGGAACCTTGA
- a CDS encoding molybdenum cofactor biosynthesis protein MoaE, which yields MENFKFQISNFKFITQEPIRLEKVLRTSIPLSCGAMVLFIGIVRNHDEGKSVQKLFYECYPEMAEKEIHSIIEQAQKNFSVEDVRVVHRIGWLEVGELALVIMVSSAHRPEAFSACRAILEEIKKTVPIWKKEVYMDGTSEWVSPCQL from the coding sequence ATGGAAAATTTCAAATTTCAAATTTCAAATTTCAAATTTATTACCCAGGAGCCGATCCGTTTAGAAAAGGTTCTTAGAACATCCATCCCTCTCTCTTGCGGAGCCATGGTTCTTTTCATAGGGATTGTTAGGAATCATGATGAAGGGAAGAGCGTCCAAAAACTTTTTTACGAATGCTATCCGGAAATGGCTGAAAAAGAAATCCACTCCATCATTGAGCAAGCCCAAAAAAATTTTTCAGTCGAAGACGTGAGGGTGGTTCACAGAATTGGGTGGCTTGAGGTAGGTGAGTTGGCCCTTGTAATCATGGTTTCCTCAGCTCACCGGCCAGAGGCCTTTTCTGCTTGTAGAGCGATTTTAGAAGAGATAAAAAAAACTGTTCCCATCTGGAAAAAAGAAGTTTACATGGACGGAACCAGTGAATGGGTTTCTCCCTGCCAACTATGA
- a CDS encoding MoaD/ThiS family protein — translation MKVKVLFFAQLRDIFGQDKRILDLPEAMTIDEALKILFEESRLKSLASLPLLYGLNENWAQGDERLQDQDTLALLPPVAGG, via the coding sequence ATGAAAGTAAAAGTTCTTTTCTTTGCACAACTTAGAGATATCTTTGGTCAAGACAAGCGTATCCTTGATTTGCCTGAGGCTATGACCATTGATGAAGCGTTAAAAATTCTCTTTGAAGAATCTAGGCTAAAATCTTTGGCTTCTCTCCCCCTTCTTTACGGCCTCAATGAAAATTGGGCCCAAGGAGACGAGAGGCTTCAGGATCAAGATACTTTGGCTCTTCTTCCCCCTGTGGCCGGAGGATAG
- a CDS encoding TSUP family transporter: protein MNHLTFWLPIVFFIIAFSYSMVGFGGGSSYLAILVLTGLPYQNIPPTALICNLMVVGAGFWNHYRAGYFRFRILIPFMVTSIPLAYFGGSISISKELFSFLLGLALLAVALRMFISEKKFENTMPVSWKKTWFLGLPLGGGLGFISGLLGIGGGIFLSPLLLMMRWVELKEAGACASCFIFVNSVSGLLGHLKWGHVDTHLLTALTLWDNSAMDGFALRSEDTQTASAEKPVRLKIVRTIKAGDPLKDLKELGTYRIMTGAMIPKGANTVLAQENADVKQNHLVMDQFMPQRKNIRYRGEEVKKGTLLLHKNSYIHPATLGILSSLGKESIKVFKKPEVALIVSGSELVPVGKKLSPGKIYDSNSWMISSALQMMGIHPSFVKTVKDEPHALKKTIQQSLAQNDVVILTGGVSTGDYDFVKDVLKELNVRSLFWKVLQKPGKPLFFGRKSDKLIFGLPGNPAAVFTCFYEYIYPVLSRMSGFQNASLPRQKAILEKDIQADPSKVLFLKAMTLENHGKTTVIPLQHQSSHMISSLHAANSLILVEPQNRILKKGERVTVDLLPHGNVGCPPLFFKGEMEGLESIRGGHPK from the coding sequence ATGAACCATCTCACCTTTTGGCTTCCTATCGTATTCTTTATCATCGCCTTTTCCTATTCGATGGTAGGCTTTGGAGGGGGTTCGTCTTATTTGGCTATTCTCGTTTTGACCGGACTTCCCTATCAAAATATTCCACCTACGGCACTGATATGTAATCTCATGGTCGTAGGCGCTGGATTCTGGAACCATTATCGTGCAGGTTATTTCCGATTTCGTATCCTCATACCTTTTATGGTGACGTCGATTCCGTTGGCCTATTTCGGTGGATCCATCTCCATTTCAAAAGAACTTTTTTCTTTTTTACTGGGGCTTGCCCTCTTGGCTGTGGCCCTACGTATGTTTATTTCTGAAAAAAAATTTGAAAATACAATGCCTGTTTCCTGGAAAAAAACTTGGTTCCTGGGCCTCCCTTTGGGAGGAGGGCTTGGCTTTATCTCCGGACTTTTAGGGATCGGTGGCGGAATTTTCTTAAGCCCTCTCCTTCTCATGATGCGATGGGTTGAATTAAAAGAAGCAGGCGCCTGTGCAAGTTGCTTTATTTTTGTTAACTCAGTTTCAGGACTTCTGGGACATCTCAAATGGGGCCATGTTGATACCCATCTCTTGACTGCGCTAACCCTCTGGGACAACTCTGCCATGGATGGCTTTGCACTCAGATCCGAGGACACACAAACCGCAAGCGCTGAAAAACCCGTCCGACTTAAAATCGTTAGAACAATCAAGGCTGGAGATCCACTCAAAGATCTCAAAGAATTAGGGACTTATCGAATCATGACAGGGGCCATGATTCCAAAGGGAGCCAATACCGTTCTTGCCCAGGAAAATGCTGATGTTAAACAAAATCATCTCGTGATGGATCAATTCATGCCTCAACGAAAAAATATCCGTTACCGGGGAGAAGAAGTTAAAAAAGGGACCCTCCTCCTCCATAAAAATTCTTACATTCATCCCGCAACCCTGGGGATTTTATCCTCGCTGGGAAAAGAAAGTATAAAAGTCTTTAAAAAACCTGAGGTCGCTCTCATCGTTTCAGGAAGCGAGCTTGTTCCTGTTGGGAAGAAATTAAGCCCTGGAAAAATTTATGATAGCAATTCCTGGATGATTTCATCTGCACTTCAAATGATGGGGATCCACCCTTCTTTCGTCAAAACGGTAAAAGATGAGCCTCATGCTCTAAAAAAAACAATTCAACAGTCACTTGCTCAAAATGATGTTGTCATTCTCACCGGTGGAGTCTCTACGGGAGACTATGATTTTGTGAAAGATGTTTTAAAGGAACTGAATGTTCGCTCTCTTTTCTGGAAAGTCCTTCAAAAACCAGGCAAACCCCTTTTCTTTGGAAGAAAAAGTGATAAGCTTATCTTTGGCCTTCCAGGAAATCCTGCCGCTGTTTTCACCTGCTTTTATGAATATATTTATCCCGTTCTCTCTCGCATGTCAGGGTTTCAAAACGCCTCTCTCCCCCGACAAAAAGCCATTCTTGAAAAAGATATTCAGGCGGATCCCAGTAAAGTTCTCTTTCTAAAAGCAATGACTCTGGAAAATCATGGGAAAACAACAGTGATACCACTTCAACATCAGAGTTCGCACATGATTTCTTCATTACACGCTGCAAACAGTTTGATTTTAGTCGAGCCCCAAAATCGGATCCTTAAAAAGGGAGAAAGGGTAACGGTTGATTTACTCCCCCATGGAAACGTGGGGTGCCCTCCCCTTTTTTTCAAAGGGGAGATGGAGGGGTTAGAATCTATAAGAGGGGGCCATCCTAAATGA
- a CDS encoding bifunctional molybdenum cofactor biosynthesis protein MoaC/MoaB, protein MKSVTDKIDTFRVATASSTIVARPETIQRLLQNDVPKKDVLAVARIAGITAAKKTSELIPYCHPLPIDFVEIEFDVQEKQIVVRASVQAIWKTGVEMEALTAASIATLTLYDMLKAIDQEMEIISTKLIEKKGGKTDFKEVIPKNFSAAIIVTSDGTFKKTRQDTSGRIIQEKLESYGIHPSYIILPDDKNLILEKLKELCEQDIHLILTTGGTGLGPRDVTVEATKEIIDREIPGIMEAARSYGQKRTPYAMLSRGLAGQKRNTLIVNLPGSSNGVREGLNAIFPSILHGYKMMRGLGH, encoded by the coding sequence ATGAAATCTGTTACAGATAAAATAGATACCTTTAGGGTAGCAACGGCCTCTAGCACGATTGTGGCTAGACCAGAAACCATTCAGCGACTTCTCCAAAATGACGTTCCTAAAAAAGATGTGCTCGCGGTTGCAAGAATAGCGGGAATCACAGCTGCAAAAAAAACTTCGGAATTGATTCCCTATTGTCATCCCCTTCCCATTGACTTTGTGGAAATTGAGTTTGATGTCCAGGAGAAACAAATTGTCGTGAGAGCCTCGGTTCAAGCCATTTGGAAAACAGGGGTTGAAATGGAGGCTCTGACAGCTGCTTCGATTGCAACCTTAACCCTTTATGATATGCTCAAAGCCATTGATCAAGAGATGGAAATTATTTCAACAAAATTGATTGAGAAAAAAGGAGGAAAAACAGATTTTAAAGAGGTGATTCCCAAAAATTTCTCCGCTGCAATTATTGTTACCTCTGATGGAACATTTAAGAAAACGCGTCAAGATACCTCTGGGAGAATCATTCAAGAAAAACTCGAAAGTTACGGGATTCATCCAAGCTATATCATCCTCCCCGATGACAAAAATCTTATTTTAGAAAAATTGAAAGAACTCTGCGAACAGGATATTCATCTCATTTTAACAACCGGAGGAACAGGGCTAGGCCCTAGAGATGTTACCGTAGAAGCTACAAAAGAAATTATCGATCGTGAAATCCCTGGGATCATGGAAGCCGCACGTTCTTACGGACAAAAGCGTACCCCTTACGCCATGCTCTCTCGAGGTCTTGCAGGACAAAAGAGAAATACACTCATCGTAAACCTCCCGGGATCTTCCAATGGGGTACGTGAAGGCCTGAATGCGATTTTTCCGTCTATTTTACATGGCTACAAAATGATGAGAGGTTTAGGGCATTGA
- the moaA gene encoding GTP 3',8-cyclase MoaA → MVYPHRLTDPFGRRVNYLRISLTDRCNFRCLYCMPEEGLPVLPAHDILTGTQIVRLVQIMSRLGIERVRLTGGEPLLREDILDIVRGIKEIGRIKDLSLTTNGSRLSTFVKPLKQAGLDRINISLDSLEAVSFRKVTRTHDDEAVLRSIMGALEEAFPLKLNMVVLKGVNDHEILNFVSLAFDYPLEIRFLEFMPLCGSNWQKNLFMPMAQVRSLVKEKYDLAEDFQRGDNVAQTFHIRNGKGKLGFIASLTEPFCDRCSRLRLTSDGKIRPCLFSHEEVSLKELLKENRPDEEIIAAVLHAVKIKPRGNPLFYDQPFQDRDGVPLALDEMPYIRSIGG, encoded by the coding sequence ATGGTCTATCCTCATAGATTGACCGACCCCTTCGGTCGGCGCGTTAACTATCTCAGAATTTCTTTAACCGACCGCTGCAACTTTCGCTGCCTTTACTGCATGCCTGAAGAAGGGTTGCCCGTTTTGCCAGCTCATGATATCCTCACGGGAACCCAAATCGTCCGTCTGGTCCAGATTATGAGTCGCCTGGGTATTGAGCGGGTCCGACTGACGGGAGGTGAGCCACTCTTAAGGGAAGACATTCTTGATATTGTGAGAGGCATTAAAGAAATTGGAAGGATTAAGGATCTCTCGTTAACAACCAATGGGAGCCGGCTCTCGACGTTTGTCAAGCCTCTCAAACAAGCGGGGCTAGACCGGATCAACATCAGCCTCGATAGTTTGGAGGCCGTCAGCTTCAGGAAAGTGACGCGCACCCATGATGATGAGGCTGTTCTTCGCTCCATCATGGGTGCCCTTGAAGAGGCATTCCCTCTAAAATTAAACATGGTGGTCCTGAAGGGTGTGAATGATCATGAAATTCTTAACTTTGTGAGTTTGGCCTTTGACTATCCCTTGGAGATTCGTTTCTTAGAATTCATGCCGCTTTGCGGTTCAAACTGGCAGAAAAATCTTTTCATGCCGATGGCTCAAGTTCGAAGTCTCGTGAAAGAGAAATATGATTTGGCAGAGGATTTTCAAAGAGGAGACAATGTTGCCCAAACCTTTCACATTCGAAATGGCAAGGGAAAATTGGGATTCATTGCCTCTTTAACGGAACCTTTTTGTGATCGCTGCTCGCGTTTAAGACTGACAAGCGATGGGAAAATTCGTCCATGTCTTTTTTCTCATGAGGAAGTTTCTTTAAAAGAACTTTTGAAGGAAAATCGGCCTGATGAAGAAATCATTGCGGCGGTCTTGCACGCCGTAAAAATAAAACCCAGGGGGAACCCCCTCTTCTATGACCAGCCCTTTCAAGATAGGGACGGCGTTCCCTTAGCTTTAGACGAAATGCCTTATATTCGGAGCATTGGCGGATGA
- a CDS encoding twin-arginine translocase TatA/TatE family subunit → MFGRIGWTEILIVLTILLILFGPKRIPELAKSIGQGIRLFKKGLKDVEKDVKSEEKEEK, encoded by the coding sequence ATGTTCGGAAGAATAGGTTGGACAGAAATTCTCATCGTTTTGACGATTCTTCTTATTCTTTTTGGCCCGAAAAGAATCCCTGAGTTAGCCAAGTCGATTGGACAGGGGATAAGACTTTTTAAAAAGGGTCTGAAAGACGTTGAGAAAGACGTAAAGTCCGAAGAAAAAGAAGAAAAATAG